One genomic segment of Ictalurus punctatus breed USDA103 chromosome 12, Coco_2.0, whole genome shotgun sequence includes these proteins:
- the LOC108273023 gene encoding zinc finger protein 501 yields the protein MKSESRRRSLGKSPQTPAATGSKMYHCSDCGKSFTGSLKYHECIHTRDKLHHCGQCGKSFTSQSHLQRHERIQTGVRPYFCYQCGNSFNPRSHLKQHQHIHTRERPHHCGQCKKSFSFQSALYRHQHIHTGERPYHCYQCGNSFNRHCHLKQHQHIHTGERPYHCGQCKKSFSFQSALYRHQHIHTGERPYHCRQCERSFTRQSYLLQHERIHTGVRPHHCGQCERSFTCRSTLLRHESIHTGVKPYHCGQCEKSYACLSHLQRHERIHAGEKPYRCSQCGKSFRDQKALDSHQQSHSGLKSYLCGQCGRSYIHASSLRRHKCSNLVISS from the exons ATGAAATCAGAGTCCAGACGCCGATCTTTAGGAAAATCTCCACAGACTCCTGCTGCTACTGGCTCAAAG atGTACCACTGCTCAGattgtgggaagagtttcaCTGGAAGTCTGAAATATCACGAGTGCATTCACACAAGAGACAAGCTgcatcactgtggacagtgtgggaagagttttacttctCAGAGTCATCTCCAACGACACGAGCGCATCCAAACAGGTGTAAGGCCATATTTCTGCTATCAGTGTGGAAATAGTTTTAATCCTCGCAGTCATCTCAAACAACACCAGCATATTCACACTAGAGAGAGGCCccatcactgtggacagtgtaaGAAGAGTTTTTCTTTTCAGAGTGCTCTCTACCGACACCAGCACATTCACACAGGTGAAAGGCCGTATCACTGCTATCAGTGTGGAAATAGTTTTAATCGTCACTGTCATCTCAAACAACACCAGCacattcacactggagagaggccctatcactgtggacagtgtaaGAAGAGTTTTTCTTTTCAGAGTGCTCTCTACCGACACCAGCATATTCATACAGGTGAAAGGCCGTATCACTGTAGACAGTGTGAGAGAAGTTTTACTCGTCAGAGTTATCTCCTACAacacgagcgcattcacaccGGTGTAAGACCgcatcactgtggacagtgtgagaGAAGTTTTACTTGTCGAAGTACTCTCCTACGACACGAGAGCATTCACACAGGTGtaaagccgtatcactgtggacagtgtgagaaAAGTTATGCTTGTCTGAGTCATCTCCAACGACACGAACGCATTCAcgcaggagagaagccgtatcgctgctcgcagtgtgggaaaagttttcGTGACCAGAAGGCCCTCGACAGCCACCAGCAGAGTCATTCAGGACTGAAGTCATACCTCTGTGGACAATGTGGACGGAGCTATATTCATGCAAGTTCATTAAGGCGACACAAGTGTTCTAACTTAGTCATCAGTTCTTGA
- the LOC108273006 gene encoding zinc finger protein 135: MVLQPLKMYQCSDCGKSFTKSCHLKNHERVHTGEKPYHCSQCGKSFTHQSALRQHQRIHTGERPYDCSQCGTSFTHHSALQQHERVHTGEKPYHCLQCGTSFTRQSALRQHQRIHTGEKPYHCGQCGKTFTYQSVFRKHQRVHTGEKPYHCGQCEKSFAYQSHLLQHQRIHTGEKPYHCGQCEKSFAYQSILQQHQRIHTGQKPYYCSQCGNSFTRQSHLKRHQLIHTGERPYHCGQCGKSFSQESYLRIHQRIHTGEKPYHCSQCGKSFRDQSTFHSHQQSHTGQKLYVCRHCGRSYTHARSLRKHKCSNIKPSDLDT, from the exons ATGGTGTTACAGCCATTAAAG ATGTACCAGTGCTCAgattgtgggaagagttttactaaaAGTTGTCACCTCAAAAATCACGAGCGTgtccacacaggagagaagccgtatcactgttcacagtgtgggaagagttttactcatcAGAGTGCTCTCCgacaacaccagcgcattcacacaggagagaggcCATAtgactgctcacagtgtggaactAGTTTTACTCATCATAGTGCTCTCCAACAACACGAACgtgttcacacaggagagaagccataccACTGCTTACAGTGTGGAACTAGTTTTACTCGTCAGAGTGCTCTCCgacaacaccagcgcattcacacaggagagaagccatatcactgtggacagtgtgggaagactTTTACTTATCAGAGTGTTTTCCGAAAACACCAGcgcgttcacacaggagagaaaccgtatcactgtggacagtgtgagaagagttttgCTTACCAGAGTCATCTTCTACAACACCAGCgaattcacacaggagagaagccgtatcactgtggacagtgtgagaagagttttgCTTACCAGAGTATTCTTcaacaacaccagcgcattcacacaggacagaaaccaTATTACTGCTCCCAGTGTGGAAATAGTTTTACTCGTCAGAGTCATCTCAAACGACACCAactcattcacacaggagagagaccgtatcactgtggacagtgtgggaaaagttttaGTCAAGAGAGTTATCTTCGgatacaccagcgcattcacacaggagagaagccgtatcactgctcacagtgtgggaaaagttttcGTGACCAGAGTACCTTCCACAGCCACCAGCAGAGTCATACAGGACAGAAACTGTATGTCTGCAGACATTGTGGACGGAGCTATACTCATGCAAGATCATTAAGGAAACACAAGTGCTCTAACATAAAGCCATCAGATCTTGATACGTGA